A genomic region of Bernardetia sp. ABR2-2B contains the following coding sequences:
- a CDS encoding GAF domain-containing protein, with amino-acid sequence MWKLNTIGKRVRAGNLIIIIAAVISASLSLFMLSRSQKMLHQSFSVITPSVEAINDLLLLVTRSKMYITNWIHLPDNIDDKEDLILLHNEQFPEVKDRISTLKRDWQNKENVYRVDSIIIAFDDILQTEQEVMNTLNRSEDYSDGTKREKAIRLVNEMIIPNSNILIKNLEALEASKLKEKQADGDSVERSLNWLYKIILGLGITTFIVGSMASFLTTKSVSKPIQKLNQVLAGLARGSIPNSDFGIRIGNHEIGQMTRSLQELIKSLKNTSEFARKIGSGKYNSAFDVLGENDILGNSLLDMRNSLAKVAEEDRRRAWITEGIAQFGDILRANYDDTEEFAAAIVQRLVKYTEANQGGVFVISETPDSEGEFMYLAAAYAWDKPKYLEKKIRKGEGLTGQAWQEGETVFLSYVPDDYIHITSGLGNTNPSSILLTPLSYNQKLYGVVELAFFNPPEPYRIEFVEKIVESFASTLSSVRTNQRTQLLLKESQEMTEQMRAQEEEMRQNVEELQATQEMVERKSRELEDQLNAINQAAAMIELNPRGIITEINELYLKISQYSEEEIKGQPHTILLKEGYETSNKYMQLWENLTQGIIVEGEFERQAKDKSSFWLRATYYPVMDNYKNLERVIHIATDITEQKTQAIRLEETLTEQAEAVEQMRMQEDVMQQAMEQMQEAQQEVEKREKLLEESYKEQEQYIEQMNSQEEMMAMSMEDMNQNIEEITKEKEEMKQKLIACQKRVEELESKK; translated from the coding sequence ATGTGGAAACTCAATACTATTGGCAAACGTGTTCGTGCTGGTAATCTCATTATTATTATTGCTGCTGTGATTAGTGCTTCATTGAGCTTGTTTATGCTCTCACGTAGCCAAAAAATGCTTCATCAATCCTTTTCCGTAATTACTCCTTCGGTAGAGGCTATTAATGATTTGCTTTTGCTTGTAACACGCTCAAAGATGTATATTACCAACTGGATTCATCTGCCTGATAATATTGATGACAAAGAAGATTTGATTTTGCTGCATAATGAGCAGTTCCCAGAAGTAAAAGATAGAATAAGTACACTCAAAAGAGATTGGCAAAACAAAGAAAATGTATATCGTGTAGATTCTATAATCATCGCTTTTGATGACATTCTTCAAACAGAGCAAGAAGTAATGAATACGCTCAACCGTTCGGAAGATTATAGTGATGGCACAAAAAGAGAAAAAGCAATTCGGTTAGTAAACGAAATGATTATTCCCAATAGTAATATACTCATAAAGAATTTAGAAGCATTAGAAGCAAGTAAACTAAAAGAAAAACAAGCAGATGGAGATTCTGTCGAACGTTCTCTAAACTGGTTATATAAAATTATATTAGGTTTAGGTATCACTACTTTTATTGTTGGTTCTATGGCAAGTTTTTTAACCACAAAAAGTGTTTCAAAACCTATTCAAAAGCTCAATCAAGTGTTAGCTGGATTGGCTAGAGGTTCTATTCCTAATTCTGACTTTGGAATACGAATAGGAAATCATGAAATTGGGCAAATGACACGTTCTTTGCAAGAACTTATCAAAAGCCTAAAAAATACTTCAGAATTTGCTCGTAAGATAGGAAGTGGAAAGTATAATAGTGCTTTTGATGTTTTGGGGGAAAATGATATTCTCGGAAACTCTCTTTTAGATATGCGTAATAGCTTGGCTAAAGTAGCCGAAGAAGATCGTCGAAGAGCTTGGATAACAGAAGGAATAGCGCAATTTGGAGATATTCTCCGTGCTAACTATGATGATACAGAAGAATTTGCTGCTGCTATTGTTCAACGTTTAGTAAAATATACAGAGGCAAATCAGGGGGGAGTTTTTGTGATTTCTGAAACACCCGATTCAGAAGGTGAATTTATGTATTTAGCTGCTGCTTATGCGTGGGACAAACCTAAATATTTAGAGAAAAAAATACGAAAAGGAGAAGGACTTACAGGACAAGCTTGGCAAGAAGGTGAGACTGTATTTTTATCTTATGTTCCTGATGATTATATCCATATTACCTCTGGGCTTGGAAATACAAACCCATCTTCAATTTTACTCACTCCTTTGAGTTATAATCAGAAATTATATGGAGTGGTAGAACTTGCCTTTTTCAATCCTCCAGAACCTTATCGCATAGAATTTGTCGAAAAAATTGTAGAAAGTTTTGCTTCTACGTTGTCTTCTGTCAGAACAAATCAACGTACTCAACTTCTCCTAAAAGAATCTCAAGAAATGACCGAGCAGATGAGAGCGCAAGAAGAAGAAATGCGTCAGAACGTCGAAGAGCTACAAGCAACACAAGAAATGGTAGAAAGAAAGAGTAGAGAATTAGAAGACCAACTCAATGCCATTAATCAAGCTGCTGCTATGATAGAGCTAAACCCAAGAGGAATCATTACTGAAATAAATGAATTGTATCTGAAAATATCTCAATATTCAGAAGAAGAAATAAAAGGACAACCTCATACTATCTTATTAAAAGAGGGATATGAAACGTCTAACAAATACATGCAGCTTTGGGAAAATCTAACTCAAGGAATTATAGTAGAGGGAGAATTCGAACGTCAAGCAAAAGATAAATCTTCGTTTTGGTTACGTGCAACTTATTATCCAGTTATGGATAATTATAAAAACCTAGAACGTGTAATTCATATTGCGACGGACATTACAGAGCAAAAAACACAAGCCATTCGCTTAGAAGAAACATTGACAGAACAAGCAGAAGCTGTTGAGCAAATGCGTATGCAAGAAGATGTTATGCAACAAGCTATGGAACAAATGCAAGAAGCACAACAAGAAGTAGAAAAGCGAGAAAAACTATTAGAAGAATCATACAAAGAACAAGAGCAGTATATCGAACAAATGAACTCACAAGAAGAAATGATGGCGATGAGTATGGAAGATATGAATCAAAATATAGAAGAAATTACTAAAGAAAAGGAAGAAATGAAACAAAAATTAATCGCTTGTCAGAAAAGAGTAGAAGAGCTAGAGAGTAAAAAGTAG
- the ccsA gene encoding cytochrome c biogenesis protein CcsA, with the protein MNLLIGQIGHLFVILSFVSSIVAAIAYYFASQNNESLSDKKELEIYSWKKMARLAFGVHAFSVIAVVVVLFSIIYNHQYEYHYAWSHSSNNLPYYYMISCFWEGQEGSFLLWIFWHVCIGAVIILRSIFIKHKKNNAWEAPVMMVFATVQAFLASMILGVIVPFANLKIGSSPFILLRDAMDAPIFQSQPNYIPVDGTGLNPLLQNYWMVIHPPTLFLGFALCLVPFAFVIAGLWKKETTKWLKPTFAWSLLAAAILGVGIVMGAYWAYETLNFGGYWNWDPVENAVFIPWLVLIAGIHAMTMQQKRPSMAKLSAVLMLSSFLLILYSTFLTRSGILGDTSVHSFTDLGLSGQLLIYLLFFVIGASILFFMNWNNFPKSKEESSFYSGEFWVTLGVVVLGLSALQVLVPTSIPVYNAILDNLGIDSNVAPPADPEMFYTKWQLWFSVGIAFLSATAQIFWWKRIEKSNIKDNFVIPLVLTAIITTIIIAVAQIKLTLPQDYTSFYDLFIAIIKAKEIAYIILILTSVYALVSNGISIARTIKFNPKLAGGALAHIGVALMFFGILSSSGYDEIVSMNMSGLLYNKEFSDEVNRENVLLFRSQPTKMSKYAVTYKGQYWDSPNFSHYVNKEDVKGTAYAHKVVAQKDLIHNDKVEVKAGDTIRIFEENTYYKIDYVDTLTKETFTLFPRVQQNPQMGFVVSPDISQSVTSDLYTHLSSLPDPAEERTWSQPETKVLAPMDTFIVNDFVAVLDGVHRGKPLADEDYMIYAEIRILDREETYTAKPIFQIKGNEVRGVPEIIESAGVEFTMLNIDPKTEQFTFKIRTTQRDWIIMKALEKPYISLLWLGVSVMTLGILVAMWRRYTEARKVTISKKSNQKKPKNEVELA; encoded by the coding sequence ATGAACTTACTAATTGGTCAGATAGGACATTTATTTGTCATCCTTTCTTTTGTTTCTTCCATTGTGGCTGCGATTGCTTATTATTTTGCTAGTCAGAATAATGAATCACTTTCAGATAAAAAAGAGTTAGAAATATACTCTTGGAAAAAAATGGCTCGCCTTGCTTTTGGTGTTCATGCTTTTTCTGTGATTGCTGTGGTGGTGGTTCTTTTTTCAATTATCTATAATCATCAATACGAGTATCATTATGCGTGGAGTCACTCTTCGAACAACTTACCGTATTATTACATGATTTCTTGTTTTTGGGAAGGGCAAGAGGGGAGTTTCTTGCTTTGGATTTTTTGGCATGTTTGTATTGGTGCTGTGATTATTCTGCGCTCTATTTTTATCAAACATAAGAAAAACAACGCATGGGAAGCTCCTGTAATGATGGTTTTTGCTACTGTACAGGCATTTTTGGCTTCTATGATTTTGGGCGTAATTGTTCCTTTTGCTAATCTTAAAATTGGTAGTTCGCCTTTTATCTTGCTGCGTGATGCGATGGATGCGCCCATTTTTCAGTCTCAACCTAATTATATTCCTGTCGATGGAACAGGTCTGAACCCACTTTTACAAAATTATTGGATGGTTATTCATCCTCCTACATTATTTTTAGGATTTGCGCTTTGTCTTGTGCCTTTTGCCTTTGTGATTGCTGGACTTTGGAAAAAAGAAACTACCAAATGGCTCAAACCTACCTTTGCTTGGTCTTTATTAGCTGCTGCCATTTTGGGAGTAGGAATTGTAATGGGTGCATATTGGGCGTATGAAACACTTAATTTTGGTGGGTATTGGAACTGGGACCCAGTAGAAAATGCTGTTTTTATCCCTTGGTTAGTTTTGATTGCAGGAATACATGCCATGACAATGCAACAAAAGCGACCTTCAATGGCAAAACTTTCTGCTGTTTTGATGCTTTCTAGTTTTTTATTGATTTTGTACTCTACCTTCCTTACTCGTAGTGGAATTTTGGGAGATACTTCGGTTCACTCTTTTACAGATTTAGGACTTTCTGGTCAGCTTCTGATTTATCTTTTATTCTTTGTAATTGGTGCAAGTATTTTATTTTTTATGAATTGGAATAACTTTCCAAAATCAAAAGAAGAATCTAGTTTTTATTCAGGTGAATTTTGGGTTACGCTTGGTGTTGTAGTTTTAGGACTTTCTGCGCTACAAGTTTTAGTTCCTACTTCTATCCCAGTGTATAATGCTATTTTAGATAATTTAGGAATAGATTCAAATGTAGCTCCTCCAGCTGACCCAGAAATGTTTTATACAAAATGGCAACTTTGGTTTAGTGTCGGAATTGCTTTTCTTTCTGCAACAGCACAAATTTTTTGGTGGAAAAGAATTGAAAAATCCAATATCAAAGATAATTTCGTTATTCCTTTAGTCTTGACAGCTATTATTACTACAATTATTATTGCAGTTGCTCAAATAAAATTGACTTTACCTCAAGACTATACAAGTTTTTATGATTTATTTATTGCAATCATTAAGGCAAAAGAAATAGCGTATATAATTCTGATTCTAACTTCTGTTTATGCACTTGTCAGTAATGGAATTTCTATTGCAAGAACTATTAAGTTCAACCCAAAATTAGCAGGTGGTGCGTTGGCGCATATTGGTGTTGCTTTAATGTTTTTTGGTATTTTATCTTCTTCAGGATATGATGAAATTGTTTCTATGAATATGTCAGGACTTTTGTATAATAAAGAATTTTCTGATGAAGTCAATAGAGAAAATGTTTTGCTTTTCCGTAGTCAGCCTACCAAAATGAGCAAATATGCAGTTACTTATAAGGGACAGTATTGGGATTCTCCAAATTTTTCTCATTATGTAAATAAAGAAGATGTAAAGGGAACAGCCTATGCTCACAAAGTAGTGGCTCAAAAAGATTTGATTCACAATGACAAAGTAGAAGTAAAAGCAGGAGATACAATCCGAATTTTTGAAGAAAATACTTACTACAAAATTGACTATGTAGATACGCTTACGAAAGAAACGTTTACACTTTTTCCTCGTGTACAGCAAAATCCTCAAATGGGATTTGTAGTAAGTCCAGATATTTCTCAATCAGTTACAAGCGACCTTTATACGCATCTTAGTAGCCTTCCAGACCCAGCCGAAGAAAGAACTTGGAGTCAGCCAGAAACAAAAGTTTTAGCTCCTATGGATACTTTTATTGTCAATGATTTTGTGGCAGTATTAGATGGCGTACATCGTGGAAAGCCTTTGGCAGATGAAGATTATATGATTTATGCTGAAATTAGAATTTTGGATAGAGAAGAAACCTACACTGCAAAGCCTATTTTTCAGATAAAAGGAAATGAAGTGCGTGGTGTTCCTGAAATCATAGAATCAGCTGGTGTAGAGTTTACGATGCTAAATATTGACCCAAAAACAGAACAATTTACCTTCAAAATCAGAACGACACAGCGTGATTGGATAATCATGAAAGCCTTGGAAAAACCGTATATTAGTTTACTTTGGCTCGGTGTAAGCGTGATGACACTTGGTATTTTGGTGGCAATGTGGAGAAGATATACAGAAGCTAGAAAAGTAACTATTTCTAAAAAGTCTAATCAAAAAAAGCCAAAAAATGAAGTAGAATTAGCTTGA
- a CDS encoding RsiV family protein translates to MELNKFAHFTISKKSFLLIFSLLFAISFSSIAQNKEQKIKKEEKTPVKIAKYFYKKLDGQLGDQRIEFDLMRFGSTLEGHFYFLDKEEKGTIRGTISETGRVSLEEIEGRTEEGDANIVGFFEGKFMSPTEIAGTWHSFDGEEYNTFTVKENYPEKSSSFWVVHEGRSYSGTATVDLVYVVMGDEKHNATAKKINEFINSHILNYEHPTSTKKQFGDHSEFLDDFVNRYKKASEKAQKESGQMPIWDNHHQIILDYNNHNIIVLEFVESVFEGGVYADEKINFVNFDLGTGERIKLEELFEKDFMPKLTKVAEDVFRNKYGFKDIEDFSTEGINFEDNKFVLNDNYALSKGGITFRFNEKEIAAHSMGAFEIFIPYSKIKDLIKKDSSLQEVIENNY, encoded by the coding sequence ATGGAGTTAAATAAATTTGCTCACTTTACTATTTCAAAAAAATCATTTTTATTGATTTTTTCACTTCTCTTTGCTATTTCTTTTTCTAGCATAGCCCAAAATAAAGAACAAAAAATAAAAAAGGAAGAAAAAACACCTGTCAAGATTGCCAAATATTTTTATAAAAAATTAGATGGACAGCTTGGCGACCAACGCATAGAATTTGATTTGATGCGTTTTGGTTCTACCCTAGAAGGACATTTCTACTTTTTAGACAAAGAAGAAAAAGGAACTATCAGAGGAACAATTTCTGAAACAGGACGTGTTTCTTTAGAAGAAATTGAAGGAAGAACAGAAGAAGGAGATGCTAATATAGTAGGTTTCTTTGAAGGAAAATTTATGTCTCCTACCGAAATTGCAGGTACTTGGCATTCCTTTGATGGAGAGGAATATAATACTTTTACTGTAAAAGAAAATTATCCAGAAAAATCGTCTAGCTTTTGGGTAGTCCATGAAGGTAGAAGTTATAGTGGAACGGCAACTGTTGATTTGGTTTATGTAGTGATGGGAGATGAGAAACACAACGCTACTGCTAAAAAAATAAATGAGTTTATTAATAGCCATATTTTAAACTATGAACACCCTACAAGTACAAAAAAACAATTTGGCGATCATAGCGAATTTTTAGATGATTTTGTAAACCGTTATAAAAAGGCAAGTGAAAAAGCTCAAAAAGAAAGTGGACAAATGCCAATATGGGATAATCATCATCAGATTATATTAGATTATAATAATCATAATATTATAGTTTTGGAGTTTGTCGAAAGTGTTTTTGAAGGAGGTGTTTATGCTGACGAAAAGATAAACTTTGTGAACTTTGATTTAGGTACAGGAGAGCGTATTAAATTAGAAGAACTTTTTGAGAAAGATTTTATGCCAAAGCTAACCAAAGTAGCCGAAGATGTTTTTCGTAATAAATATGGTTTTAAAGACATTGAAGATTTTTCAACAGAGGGAATCAATTTTGAGGATAACAAGTTTGTCTTGAATGATAATTATGCACTTAGTAAAGGTGGAATTACATTTCGTTTTAATGAAAAAGAAATTGCTGCGCATTCAATGGGAGCTTTTGAAATTTTTATTCCTTATTCGAAAATAAAAGACCTTATAAAAAAGGATAGTTCATTACAGGAAGTAATAGAAAATAACTATTAG